The region ATTTTACTGTAGAATCATTTACAGATTTTTGTTTCGCAGCAAATTTCATATAAATACTCTAAATTTATCATTTCACACATATACCTGCGATTTATTCCACATGTAATAGTattcaaattttaatttttagactaactttttaaattaatttttggtttaaatatatttttatcCTTTAATTTGGATATTTTAAATAATTGATTCCCCTATTACAAAATCAACTATTTTGATTCCTTaattttgatgatttttttaatttttattatcCTCTATTCAACTTATTTATCTGTCATCTTCATTAATGACATGATACAACCATGTGATGCTATGTCAGTTATGAATAATtatattaaaattatttaaatttttgagttaaataattaatttttttattaataacTACGTAAATTATATcttttataaaattaattaaataaatttttttaaagaaaatttcAGAACTCATTTATCTATATCAACCTAATTCAATTAGTTAATAGTTCAAATATGTTTGGCCTTTATAAACTTTAACCTAACTTACAGATAAATTTATGTGAAACTTAAACTATACCAAATACATTTATTTCACTACACTATCAAATGAGACACTCTATTGCTTACATTACACTCTATTGTTTCATCTCTCTTACCGAAAAGAAAAGGAACTAGCGGAAAACTTGAGAGACCAAATGAATGTTGTTAATGTAAAATTGGATGAAATGATCACATTTATTTTTCCTACCTCGTTTTCCAAAGATTAAACACAGATAAGCATGCTTAGGAAATAGTACCGTGCAAGAAGAGTTGGACTCCGTGGAAGTAGAAATTTCGAAATTCACGTTGCTGCTTGAAAGCTTAGCAAATACTGACATTGTTATGACACTGCTAGGCAGTTGATACAGAAAAGGTGTGAAGAATGTCACAAGAATGAAGATGTTTTCCAGGAGGCTTGTATATATTTTAACTGTACACTCCTATATTCATGCCACACAGTTAGTTCTAGTTAAAACTTCAATCCTAAATCAAAATTTGTTCTACGTCGAGTTTCAACAAACCCTGTGGCTATGACTATGACGTCCGTCAAGAATCATTAGTAGTCAATACCATATTTGTCCTATAGTTATTACTGTGAAAAATCACTCAACCGAGTTTTGTGTAAGGGTGTGGAAGATACGTGGGAGCTATCACTTTTCTAGATGGATTTATAAAGCCGTTCAATATTATCCGTTCATATGTtcacaaataaatatataaaatagaATTATGTTAATTtttaatcaatcaaaataaatattttgtaTGCTTGATAATTAAGTTGACGAACCAACTTGCCATTTTCTTGAAGGGTTTAAGGCGGACAAGATTGAGGGGATAGACGGACACAAAATCTCAATCTAACCTAGCATTTTTTTAGCTGGTGCGTGGGTTGGGTAATGATACATGatccattttatttcatttttcaacagGGTTATTGACCCCCTAAAATAACCCATGCAAAAATAGTTAAATACTTTTATCTTCAGTAGACGCTCATAGGTATTCATATTCTTACTGCTTAAATGTTTTGTGCCGCTATGGGACTTATCTTCAATTTGACTACGCGATATCCAACCAATTTTCCCAACACCAATGGTTGTTATAATCTCTAGGTTTATCCTAAAAAGAAAATTGAAACACAAATGAAATACGAAATTATTAACGTGTACAGTAATAGATTCATCCACGCTTGTTTTATTTATGCCATTATTAGGCTGTAGTTACAGCTTCTGATCACACAGAGTGATACATTCATATTAGCAATTAACAAAGACATAGTTAACTTGAAGGTGACCCTGCTGGTAACCCTGCTTATTGGTATCAATTTGATTGAACACATTCACATCCAAATCCAGTCCACCATTATGACACTGATCCACTATTCTCACTGTTGTCTGAGCACCAGTTGCAATATTTGTCACCTGCATCATCAGTATAACACCATAATATTATTAATCAATTCACGTCTAACAAATAACAACTAATCAACTAAAACTTATCTTACCCTTAAGCATTTGCCGCAAGAATCTCTTCCTGTAGGCCCGACGGGTCCACAAAAGGCGGTCCAACCGTATTTGCTACGCCATGACAAAGGCTGGTTAGCATCCCAGGTAGCACAGTAAACACTGGCTCTGTTGTAATCCCAGTTTATGTTCTGAGGGTTGTAGTTATTGTATGTTGCTCTTACGTTGTTTGCACTCTGACCACTTACTAACATTGTTGTTCCCATGATCAGGAAACAAAGTACCAACAAGCTTAAACTTCTCTGTACGCTCTCcattttcatgtttttttttttgtgttaaACGGTAGAGGGATGAGTACGAATATATAGTCCTAGGAGAAAGATGAAAGTCATTCGACAGTAGTACTTTTCTACGGCTCATAATTAATCTCAAGTCCAATAATGCATTTGAAAAGTTAACATGCTCGTTTTTATTTTTGCTTTGATTTTTCTTTAGCGTGTTATATTTGACTTTGTTGTTGTTTGATTTTTGTGTCTAGTTCTAGAACGATACATATAGTCGATAGTTTGACTTGTCTACTTCATCTCTCCTAGGTCAGTCTAACGTATATTAAGGTGCAAGACAAATTTGAAAATGAAGATtttagaaatagtagtggaacAAAATTCATATTTGTTATTTCACAGTTTTTAAAATCAGCCATAGAAAAAATTATAGGATCGAGTCGCGGATTAAGTCGCACTCTTTAAAATATTTTGTGGTACTGTCTAAAATTATGAAAAGTATGTGAACTATTGCGTCGTCTTCAGAATAAAACAGCTCATTTCTATACTGTACGATTACTATTTTCAAATTCATCTCCATATATTTAAATATTGACATAATATTTCAACAATCCTGCATTTAAATTTAAAAAAGTGTTTCAGAAGTATCGTCAAACATTTCTAAGATTGTGCATAAACAAAGGTGTCTACGACATGAACCTTTGCGTAGTAACTAAGATTCTGAATCAACAAGAGTGACACAATTTTCTTGAACTCTTTCTCAGACATCAAACTTGCACACAACCTTTTATTAAGGTGTATTATAATAGCCCGTGTTTTAATGGCCCTGCACGTGTATCCCGGTTTAGTGAAGGTTCTAGGAATTTCGCCTCAAAATTTCATAGGAACCGGCCTAAGTTCCACAATCACATAGGTGAGTCTATCAAGAGTACTCTTGTAGCCTAGGTACTTCCTCATATAAAGTATAAATCTTATTAAGAGTTTATATTATCTCATCCTCTTATTGCTTCAAGATTCATGCTTTACTTATTTATACTCGCATGATCATCTCATATTACTCACAACTTATTATTACCCATTGAACCTATTTCTTGGGATCTCCAGTCATTTTGACCGGGTTACCATCATGAGCAACACATTTCTCTATAGGCATTAGTCGCATCCTCTTCGATGTATTCTAGACTTTCTCTCTATCTAATCCTTTCATCGAAGGATTTGCTAAATTTTCATCAGTGTGTACATGATCCACTCTCTGACTAATCCTTATTTGACGTCACTTACCGTTATACCAACGATTCTCAATTTTAACAATAGTTGCGATACTATCGCAATGGATCAACGCAGTTGGCATAGGTTTTTACCACAAAGGGATCTTAACTAGCAAGCATCTTAACAAACTTCTTTCTACACTAGCAGTCGCTAATGCTATCATCTCAAACTCCATCATGGACTGAGATAGGATAGTCTATTTCTTTGATTTCCAAGATATAACTCCTCTAGCTATGTTGAATATATAATCACTAATTTCTTTTGAATCATCTAATAAGGTATTTCAATCTGCATCACTATATCCTTCAAATACAACAGGAAATATCTGATAATGCAAACTGATATTCACTCTCTTTTTAAGACACTGCATAACTTGCTCAATAGCTTATCAATGCTCGTTGCTCGGTCTATTAGTAAACCTACACAAAAATCATATGACATATGCAATGTAGGGTACAGTACAATCAATGACATACCTAAGGGTGTAGATGATGCTCACATATTTTGTTTGTCTGACACTTTCATCAATGTTTTTAAACAGTTTCACGCTTGGATCGTATAATGTGCTTGCGGGTTTACAGTCAAAGTAATTATATTTATTTAAGATCTTTTCCACATAATGTGATTGATCCAAAGAAATTCCTTGGTCGGATGTCATGATCTTGATACAAATAATCACACTCGCTTCTCTGAGGTATTTCATACCAAAGTTGTTGCACAACAATTATTTAACATCATTTACGACCTGATTGTTAGATCCAAATATGATTAGATCGTCTACATAGTGATAATGCAGATGTGATTCTTAGATTTATAATAAACACATTTGTCACTTTCATTCACTTTTTACCCATTCAATATCATTAAGTTATCAAACTTTTCACGCCATTGCTTTGGAGCTTATTTTAGACCATACAAAGACTTATCTAACTTACAAACCTTGTTTTCTTGTCCGTAAAACACAAACCCTTCTGGTTGGTTCATATAGATTTCTTCTTCTAAGTCACCATTTAAAAAAGTTGTCTTTACATCCATTTGGTGTACTATTAAGTTATAAATAGCAGCAATTGAAATTAGTACCCTAATGGATATAATTCTAGTGACTGGAGAAAAAGTGTCGAAGAAATTTATATTTTCTATTTGCCTAAAACCTTTGACTACAAGGAGAGCCTTGTGCTTATCAACAATTTCATCAAGTTTTAGTTTATTTTCCAAAAACCCATTTACAACCGATTTGTTTGCAACCAGGAGGCAAGTCTACTAAGTGTCAGGTCATGTTAGATTCTAGAGAATCTATCTCATTGTTAATAGCTTCTTGAAAATTTGTTGGATCTTCCTATATTATATAGTTTGCATAATCGAGCCCATAGTCTTTAACAAATCTTACTCGTTTACTTCGTCGAAGTTTCGTTTCTACTTCATTGTTGCTTTTAGTGCTTCTTATCACAAGAATGTGATTCGATTCAGTGCGCCCATTATTTCCCTATTTGAAAGGAAATTATCTTCATAAAATTCAATATCATTTGATTTTATGATCACTTTAGCATTTATATCATAACACATATATGCCTTACTGTTTGTTGCATACCCAATGAATTTACATTCATAGGCTCTACTAGCGAGTTTAACTCGCTTCGGATTCTGAATTCTGACATAAGCTAGACAGCCCCAAGTTCTTCAATAAGACAAGTTTGGTTGTCTTTTCTTTAATATCTCATAAGGAGAGATCTTACTTTTTTACTTGGGAATTTGATTCAGGACATAGCAGACAGTCAATAAAATTTCTCCTCACCAGTGAGATGCAACACTAGAATTCAACGTAATACAAACAACTAGTTCAACAAGAGTTATGTTTTTTCTATCTGCTATACCATTCATTTTAGGAGAATATGGTGCAGTAGTTTCATGTACAATTCAATGTTGTTTATAAAAATCATTAAATAAATTGAAATAATATTCAATTCCTCGCTCACTATGAAGTCTCTTAATCTTGTTACTAAGTTGATTTTCAATTTCATTCACATGCATCTTAAACATAGAAATTTCACAAAGATATCATTTTTAGTTATTGTATACAAATCTACCCCAATAGACTGACTAAACCCTGTCTTATTCAAAAGAAAACCAGAAACAAGATTCATTATAATCTCTAAAAAATACATGACATCCTTCAAGATTAAAGCCTTTTCAGAGGTGGACTCTGCTCCACTTCTCCAATACCGATAACTTTAGTGGTGTCGGAAAATCCCCAAAACACTTTCTTATTGGTGTATGTTTTGAACATTGCATGATCATAATAGACATGACGAGAAGAGACAATGTCTATCCACCAACCATCAGATTCACCAATCATGTTGATTTTAGTGATCAAAGCAATAAATTCCTCATCAATTAGGTTAACCTATGTATTATGGGAAACCTCAATCTTATATTTCTTAATCATATGACTAGTGTTATTTATTTATGGTGGTGGTTGTTGCCTTTCAATTTGAGTAATATGGGCCTTTTAAGGTTCTCATTCTTAATTCGGTTTACAACATTGCGGTTTTGATTCTTTAATCATTTGTCAAATGGATTCAGAACTACATCGAATTTCTTTTTGTTTGAAACAACCAAGACTTTTCTTTTTGATCTTGTCTCTGAGATTCTTCTTCAACTCAAAGACGAATAATCATTCTCTCAATTAAAAATTGTCTTGTGGTgaaacaaaattttaaaaaactTTCAAACTATGGGGAAATTTGtcaataataaaagaaatttgaaattgTTCGTCTAAACACATACCTTTTATGACGATCTTATAAACAATCTTTTGAAGTTCATAACATTGAGCCTTCACACACTTTTCATTTATACTATCTGATACTTTAGGTAGCGGCTAACAACACACTTCTTTGCACCAACTTCTTTTGTGTCATACTTCTTTTTCAAATCCTCCTAAACCTATTTTATAGTATCACAAGTCATCTGTGAGTCCATTAAAATACAATTTTGTAGATATAATCATTCCCTTTCCATAAGACGGTTTTTTTATGAGCTGGAAATTGTTCGTTTTAATCCGTGTAGCAAATTCTACTTCAACATTATTAAGTGTTCCATCTTAATCCACATATTTCTTACTGTTAATTTGCTTGGTTGATCCATAAGGAGCAACAGGAATGTCATCGATCAGAATATTGGCAACTTTTTTTCAGAAAAATTGCAAATTTGGTTACCAACATTTGAAGTGACTTCCCTCAAACTTGAACGGTTTGTCATAGACAACTATTGTAAAAGTACCAATAATTTCTTCGATAGTGATGGCAGTTCGAAGCGTCTTAAAATTTTTGTTTCATGGTTTTGAAAATCATCCATAGAATAAATTACAGGGTCGAGTCACGGACTAGGTCGCTCTCTTTAAGACATCTCGTGGCATTGCCCAATATTATGGAAAGCATTTGAACTACCGTTCCGCCTCAAGGATAAAACAATCCAGTTATATATTGTACGATTACTACTTGCACGATAGGTAATCGATCTAGAAATACACCCTATGATGATACAAAGAACATTTGAATATCATATAAATACCACTCGTAGTATCTGGTATAACAACCAGTCATAATAATTTCTCAAACCAAGTGAAATTCTAATAATTCTCCAAAGAGAATTCAATGATGGTCATTTGATCACTCAATGATTTCTCAAACAAAGAGAATTCTGAATAATTCTCTAAAGAGAATCCAAAAATTATACTTGATAATTTCTCAACTCAAACGAAGAGAAATTAACATAATTCTCAAAAGAGAATTCAAGAAAGTACTTGAAAAATTCAACGAGtagaaagaaagaaagagaagTTGGCGCTCGGCAATTCGAAAACGCGGAGTTatgagagtgaggaaggaaaaCTCAACAAAAAACGTTTTCGGTGTGTTTTAGAATGAAACAAGGAAATCCTTATATAATAAAGTAAGGAAGGAAATATATCTCACCTAAGCAATGTGAGACT is a window of Lathyrus oleraceus cultivar Zhongwan6 chromosome 6, CAAS_Psat_ZW6_1.0, whole genome shotgun sequence DNA encoding:
- the LOC127098248 gene encoding pathogenesis-related protein PR-4, with translation MKMESVQRSLSLLVLCFLIMGTTMLVSGQSANNVRATYNNYNPQNINWDYNRASVYCATWDANQPLSWRSKYGWTAFCGPVGPTGRDSCGKCLRVTNIATGAQTTVRIVDQCHNGGLDLDVNVFNQIDTNKQGYQQGHLQVNYVFVNC